The Quercus robur chromosome 3, dhQueRobu3.1, whole genome shotgun sequence DNA segment AGTAAGACTATTTGGTCCAATAAAGCTCCAAGGTAACTAGCTGTATGTGGTAGATAGATTATTGAGAATTGACTGCTCAAGGTATCATATGATTTCCTTACCATCTCTCCATTACTCTGACTTGCCCCtttaatctttctctctctcattaatcTAAAGATCATATTAAATCAGATCTGTGAAAAATTATACGTCAATTAAACTCTTAGTTTTATTCCAGATAATTTCCACTAGCAAACTGTAATTGTCTCTAGTCCTTTCTATatcaaacccaaaccccaatTTCCCCAGATCAGAGGTGGAAGTGGCAGAGTTCAGCTGTCATTCTGCGTGATGAACTTAGCAAAATCATCCCTTTGGCATAATTCCAATACATGTAGCCTCTGGAACAATGTTTATTCCTACTGCTTTGGTAAGATAAGAGAAGATGGAAGGGAAAAGTTAAATCCCTTTGAGTTTTGACTCCCACCCTTAAGTCAAACTACTTcaatcattccattccatttcgaCCTTCACCCCCTACACCATAACAGTATTCAATACTAACTCTACAGACCATGAACCAGCAGAATTCAACTCAGTATAATTGTTGCTTGGCAAAGGCATTCCATTCCAGGTACAAGCCCCTCCATAAAGGTTTCCTCCTACTACTTTTGTAGAAGGTAAGCGACAAATCACTAAAACCACAATCTGTGAAAAGTTTCTGCAACCAACTCAATCACCCTAGGAAGAAATGTTCCCAAAAGTCAATACCAACCAGTAATACTAGTAAATTGTAGATAGTGCTTCCTCTATTAATCaagtttcttaattttctttcaaaacttCAAAGTGCATTGCTCCCTTCAAGAACAATAAATGAAAGTAAGGAACTTTGGACCTAACCTTATTCATTATTCCTCTCCCTTCCTCAATCAAAGACAATGCCCCGTCTTCTTATAATGGGGGATAAGAAAGTACAGTGATGAGTGCCACTAGACTTTACCAACAAACCCAATGCTATGACATGAAAAGTCAGAACTTTTTTCCCCCCATCTGATAACAGTCTTAATCTTAGACTAACTTAGGCAATGTTAATAAATATTAGAAGAATAAAAGAAGTTATATATAGGTGTAGCTGAGAAACCAATGTGGGGCAAGTGAGtatccattaaaatattaacaaaaattgaagttgAAAACCCCCATTGGAAATGGGCATGTCAGTCCATTAGACAAAGAGGggttttacaaaaattaataaagcagTAGTAAagtaaagaagagagagagaaatgcgTACGAGGGTGTTGAGGTATTGGGTGTATTTGGTGAAAGCGTCTTTGATGggtgaggaagaggaagaggaagagtcAGTTGTCATTGTCCTTGCCCTCTTCGCTGCAactgttgttgttgctgctgctgctgctgttgttgAGAAATAAAGATGGTTAATTGAAAGAAATACTACTCACAACTACTAGGGAATGAGAGAGGGTAATTATACAGTTTGGTAGGGGGAGGAGGTGGTGGGGTTTGGATGCCATGAAACGAAGCCTCTGGATTACAGCCGAGTAGGAGTAATACATCAATTCTTTGTTTGTTCTTCTAAAGTAAAAAACAACACATAAAAACACATCTCTCtgcttttgctttttcttttgcttttacaTTGGAAggaataaattaataataccACTTTATTACTAAGGTTTGATAGGCTTGACAGAAAGTAAAGTAACAAACTTGATGCTGTGGTGTAGTGGTTATCACGTCAGTCTTACACACTGAAGGTCTCCAGTTCGATCCTGggcagcatcatcatcatcctatcattctttcttttttttccttttatatatatatacatttgcCCAAAAATTGATGATTACTATTCtgtatcattctttttttttttttttctttttttttagaaacacacatatatacGGAAAGGAAAAGGAGACGTGGGAATAACACTGGcacaccaaaaccaaaaccaaaaccaaaaccaaaactgCATACGgcagctagttttttttttccccttaaatatatatacatttgcCCAAAAATTGAAGATTAGTGTTCTGTACTGTGCGCATCTTGTAATTGCACAAATTTGAgagaaacacagagagagagagagatggtgacACTGGTGGTGGCGACGACTACGGACCCAGCATCCATAAACCCAGCGAAAGCGCTTCTTGCCATGCCTGGCTGGCACCCTGGCCCCTCCTTCCAGGTACACCTTAGCTAAGCTTCCTATTTCtattactttctttgttttctcatATAATCAATCAATATGCATATGATAGGAGGAGGAGAACATTAAGAGCTTCACAAATGAAGGAGTGAGGCTATTGCAACATGACAATTTCATAGTGAACGAGGACAACTTGGACCTCCGTTGGGAACAGCTCACCGGCGAGTCTGTCCATGAGATCATCTTCCTCAGCAAACACACCGCCGTTTCAAATCGCCCAGCCCTCACCGTTCACCCCATTGGTATTCTACTATTCTTACTAATCCCCCATCtgggctttcttctttatttttgatattaaaaagaagaagggtgTCACTTGAGTATACAAGAAGTATAcatcaagaacaaaaacaaatcaagtgCACAAAGTACGATCTGGGCatttttaactctctctctttaaatgGATCACATGACATCATACTGAAACTGATGCAGGGGTACCTCACTTGAAGGAAGGTGATGTTCCTCCACAAGGTGGGAAGCCTGGATGGGCGGCGCTACCCAGTCCCAGGATAGGTCCTTGGCTCAGGCTCTTAAAGAACATTGCTTTTTCTCATAATTTGGTTCCTGAGTTTgaggtttctctctctcttctttcccaTTTATGCTATATTGTTCTGCTCTCTCTATGTCTGTCACTGTGACTGatctctttttaaaataaacttgtgtgttactGAAATGTAGATTACTTTGGAGGGTACTCACCATGGACCGTTCACTAATAAACCTACTATGTTCATTGAGATTGGTTtgtctcctctctctctctctctctcggttttTTCTACTACTATTAGAAATGTTTGCTTTATTGTACAACTCAGTATATTTCAATTCACTGTTGTTCCTATCTTGTCTTTTCTTAAGTTATTTTCATGTTTACGATTTTTTTTGCAAAGTAATAGATCAGTTAAAATTGTTTTCCTGGGTTTTGCTGTTCTTCACAATTACATCcgttatcccttttttttttttttttttttttttttttttggtgctttaTCTTTTCTGCCATGTGTCTTTCAAAACAtcatctctcttttctttttcttttttgccttttcttcATCAGACAATCTTTTGGTTCATAATGTATCACTGACCTTATATCCCACTATTTATAATATCCATGTACATGATAGATATCCATCGGCAGCATGTACTTGTCCTTCCAAAGCAGACATCTTTTATCTCAGCCAACCTACAATAGGTCTAGTTTAGCATCCTCTTCAATTTTCATCTCTCATGGATGACTAGATGATTAGACTTGGTGACTCCTGGGTGTGTATTTCTTGGTGTCTCTTGTTCCTTTGACTGGTTTTAAGGAAACTACCTTCCTAGTACTTGGcctttcttttgcttcttctgTTAAACCTATATTGTCAAATGACCTTTCTGAAAGTGAATATTGATGATCTAGGAAAAATTTGATAACATGGTATGAATGTTTGAAGTGGGATGGTATAGTTTCATTGGCCTAGAAGAGAAAAATTGTATCTTTAATCAGTGCTAGTTGTCAGATGGTACTGCACCTTTTTATGATTTTGCCAATCCTATAATAcatataatttgttttgtttttttgagttcATGTTtgaaactcatattttatgttttattcaTTTCTTGTGGTTGATATAGGTAGTACAGAGGAGTACTGGAAAAGGCAGGATGCAGCTCAAGTTATTGCCCTAGTTGAGTGAAGCATCAGCTACTGATAAACAATAATTTCCCTGCTTTGTTTTGGCCCTTGTTTTATTATCTGAGATTTGCATTTCTAATCACTATTAATCATTATCAAAGTTCATGTGTTAATTTAACCACCCAATTTTGCAAATATGAGGCACTAAAATTTTATGACTAGATGTATTTCCTTATACTTCTGCCTTACTTATTCCTAACCAcatatttctcaattttatgTTAAATCTGTTCGTTCTGCATTACGGTAATAGGCTTTAAGAAGTGATATAATAGTGtttcagttttttctttttactaaaattttgatgaaCTGGTGCTTGCAGTTAATTTGGGAAGGACTTGGACTTGGAGGAGGGGCTGCTGTGGGAAACTGGAGCGGGTATGGTGATAAGTGTAGCAGTTGTCATTACACTATTTCTTAAGGAATTTTTGATACAAGG contains these protein-coding regions:
- the LOC126719080 gene encoding D-aminoacyl-tRNA deacylase produces the protein MVTLVVATTTDPASINPAKALLAMPGWHPGPSFQEEENIKSFTNEGVRLLQHDNFIVNEDNLDLRWEQLTGESVHEIIFLSKHTAVSNRPALTVHPIGVPHLKEGDVPPQGGKPGWAALPSPRIGPWLRLLKNIAFSHNLVPEFEITLEGTHHGPFTNKPTMFIEIGSTEEYWKRQDAAQVIALLIWEGLGLGGGAAVGNWSGENDKNKVLLGIGGGHYAPRHMDIVLKDGVWVGHLLSGYSLPMEDPNLSKGETNSKEIGGTWKESIKASLEATKLAFPGGEILAHLDHKSFKSWQKNAITGFLGEQNVKIGKPNDFY